One Elaeis guineensis isolate ETL-2024a chromosome 10, EG11, whole genome shotgun sequence genomic window carries:
- the LOC105034253 gene encoding laccase-22: MLSYIRALVLVAILLPVLVDGRTRHYTFNVVMKTATRLCSTKPIVTVNGRFPGPTLYAREGDNVLVNVINQVKYNVTIHWHGVRQLRTGWADGPAYITQCPIQPGNSYAYNFIITGQRGTLFWHAHILWLRVTVHGAIVILPKLNVPYPFPAPYKEEVIILGEWWKADTEAVINQALKTGLAPNVSDAHIINGHPGPMSDCPTSKGFQLEVKSGETYMLRIINAALNEELFFKVAGHQMTVVEVDASYTKPYKTDTILITPGQTTNVLLTADREAGRYLVTASTFMDSPIAVDNQTAMATVHYTNTLSTSILTTTDPPPQNATPVASNFIDSLRSLNSEQYPARVPLTVDHSLLFTVGLGVNPCPTCVNGSRVVADMNNVSFTMPTTAILQAHYFNISGVFTDDFPGKPPIDFNYTGSGPKNLGTMTGTRVYRLPFNSSVQVVLQDTGIIAPENHPLHLHGFNFFAVGRGLGNYNPNTSPYKFNLVDPVERNTIGVPSGGWTAIRFSADNPGVWFMHCHLEVHTTWGLKMAFVVDNGIGPDESLLPPPKDLPPC, from the exons atgcTGTCCTATATCAGAGCCTTGGTGCTAGTGGCGATCCTGCTTCCAGTGCTCGTTGATGGGAGGACTCGACACTATACGTTCAAT GTGGTGATGAAAACGGCGACCCGGCTCTGCTCCACCAAACCCATCGTGACTGTGAACGGCCGATTCCCTGGGCCAACACTGTACGCTAGAGAAGGTGACAATGTGCTCGTCAATGTTATCAACCAGGTCAAGTACAACGTTACCATCCACTG GCATGGAGTGAGGCAGCTTCGAACTGGTTGGGCCGACGGGCCGGCCTACATCACCCAGTGCCCAATTCAGCCAGGCAACAGCTATGCGTACAACTTCATCATCACGGGCCAGAGGGGCACACTCTTCTGGCATGCACACATCCTGTGGCTCAGGGTCACGGTTCACGGTGCTATTGTCATCTTGCCCAAACTCAATGTTCCATATCCTTTCCCCGCTCCATATAAGGAGGAGGTCATCATCTTGG GAGAGTGGTGGAAGGCGGACACCGAAGCCGTCATCAACCAGGCTCTGAAAACGGGTCTGGCACCCAATGTTTCTGATGCTCACATCATCAACGGCCATCCAGGCCCTATGTCCGATTGTCCTACTTCCAAAG GGTTCCAGCTAGAAGTGAAGAGCGGCGAGACGTACATGCTCCGAATCATCAACGCCGCTCTTAATGAGGAGCTCTTCTTCAAGGTGGCCGGCCACCAGATGACCGTCGTCGAGGTCGACGCCAGCTACACCAAGCCCTACAAGACCGACACCATACTCATCACTCCGGGCCAGACCACCAACGTCCTTCTCACCGCCGATCGAGAGGCCGGCAGGTACCTGGTCACCGCCTCCACTTTCATGGACTCCCCTATCGCGGTGGACAACCAGACCGCCATGGCCACCGTGCACTACACCAACACCCTGTCCACCTCCATCCTCACCACCACCGACCCACCACCTCAGAATGCGACCCCCGTCGCCTCCAACTTCATCGATTCCCTCCGTAGCCTAAACTCCGAGCAGTACCCTGCCAGAGTGCCGTTGACGGTAGACCACTCCCTTCTCTTCACCGTGGGTCTGGGCGTCAACCCGTGCCCGACGTGCGTTAATGGGAGCCGGGTCGTGGCAGACATGAACAACGTGAGCTTCACCATGCCGACAACCGCCATCCTCCAAGCTCATTATTTCAACATATCCGGGGTTTTCACCGACGACTTCCCGGGGAAGCCGCCGATAGACTTCAACTACACCGGCAGCGGCCCCAAGAACCTGGGGACCATGACCGGGACTCGGGTCTATCGCCTTCCTTTCAATTCCTCGGTGCAGGTGGTTCTCCAGGACACGGGCATTATAGCACCGGAGAACCACCCCCTCCATCTGCATGGCTTCAATTTCTTCGCGGTCGGAAGGGGTCTCGGGAATTATAATCCAAACACGTCGCCCTACAAGTTCAATCTTGTCGATCCTGTTGAAAGGAACACCATTGGAGTTCCCTCTGGGGGATGGACTGCAATAAGATTCAGCGCGGATAACCCAG GTGTTTGGTTCATGCACTGTCATTTGGAGGTGCATACAACGTGGGGCCTAAAGATGGCATTCGTGGTGGACAACGGGATAGGACCAGACGAGTCTCTGCTACCACCCCCAAAAGATCTTCCACCTTGTTAG